The Cellulophaga sp. L1A9 genome window below encodes:
- a CDS encoding PAS domain-containing sensor histidine kinase, with amino-acid sequence MDNKEVTLLKRALDRQVKARKQAESILEAKSKELYDTARHLQEVNSRLESLLSEKSSELNEIFINIIDPYVVMDLSGSVIKMNDAARDFLGCEPNENVDLSSLIHKDYIEYTYNSFKSLVEVGTIKNYRPKLVLKNGDIKHVEVNGSIIYDKNRTPIGAQGIIRDISQDSEIKELLANQRKQLDIIVENSPLGIILTDNETIIKANNAIVNLLGYSIEELKKQSLDALSKSEHTTESENLMKKMDDGEVENFSVVRTFIKKNGKQLFTKTAVSAVKNQFGKIVFKVIIVEDITKELEAEEQLKASENRLSSLIANLHTGILVEDEQRNIVLANKMFCDFFDIDAPPHRLIGIDCFKAMEDNKELFKQPDFEVKRINEIIQNKTLTLSDELEMADGRILERDYIPIFNKGVYNGHLWTYTDVTISRNYKRNLEVQKEKYSSIIANMNLGLLEVNTNEIILTVNQSFCNMSGFTEKELLGKKATDIIQITNPDIVTGKINKRLKGESDSYEIEVIGKDGAIKHWLISGAPRYNDSGKVIGSLGIHLDITGQKQLELQKENLVKELEKSNIGLQEYAHIVSHDLKSPLRSISALCTWLNEDYKDKLDANGTYNLAMMQEKVEAMDSLIDGILKYSTINSDNIENTDVDVNEVIKEITDIIYIPAHVKVIVTSKLPTIHADRTKVHQLIQNFLSNAVVHIERENGLVEIGCIETKTHWQFSVKDNGVGIPKEYHEKIFKIFQSVGNKERSTGIGLSIVKKIIDLYEGQVWLESEIGVGTTFFFTLKK; translated from the coding sequence ATGGATAACAAAGAAGTCACTTTATTAAAACGTGCTCTTGACCGGCAAGTAAAGGCTCGTAAACAAGCGGAGAGCATCTTGGAAGCTAAATCTAAGGAGCTCTACGATACTGCGCGCCATTTACAAGAAGTCAATAGTCGCTTAGAGAGTCTACTCTCTGAAAAATCATCAGAACTAAACGAGATTTTTATAAATATTATAGATCCATATGTGGTGATGGACCTTTCTGGTTCCGTTATAAAAATGAACGATGCCGCTAGAGATTTTCTAGGCTGCGAACCTAATGAAAACGTAGATTTAAGTTCTTTAATTCACAAAGATTATATTGAATACACCTACAATTCATTTAAATCTTTAGTAGAAGTTGGCACTATAAAAAATTATCGTCCTAAATTAGTATTGAAAAACGGCGATATTAAACACGTTGAAGTCAATGGTAGCATCATCTATGACAAAAACAGAACTCCTATTGGTGCCCAAGGTATTATAAGAGATATTAGCCAAGATTCTGAAATTAAGGAACTTTTAGCCAATCAACGTAAACAACTAGACATCATTGTAGAAAATTCTCCTTTGGGAATTATATTAACTGATAATGAGACTATTATTAAAGCAAACAATGCTATTGTAAACTTATTAGGGTACTCTATTGAAGAACTCAAAAAACAATCTTTAGATGCGCTCTCTAAATCTGAACATACTACTGAGTCTGAAAACTTAATGAAAAAAATGGACGATGGAGAAGTAGAAAACTTCTCTGTAGTTAGAACATTCATTAAGAAAAATGGAAAACAGCTCTTTACTAAAACAGCGGTAAGCGCTGTTAAAAATCAGTTTGGAAAAATAGTTTTTAAAGTAATTATCGTTGAAGACATTACCAAAGAGCTTGAGGCAGAAGAACAATTAAAAGCTTCAGAAAACAGACTCTCTTCTTTAATTGCCAATTTACATACGGGAATTTTAGTAGAAGATGAGCAAAGAAACATTGTACTCGCTAATAAAATGTTTTGCGACTTTTTTGATATTGATGCTCCTCCGCACAGACTCATTGGCATCGACTGTTTTAAAGCCATGGAGGATAATAAAGAGCTGTTTAAACAGCCTGATTTTGAAGTAAAAAGAATAAATGAAATAATACAAAATAAAACTTTAACACTTTCTGACGAGCTAGAAATGGCCGATGGTAGAATCCTTGAAAGAGATTATATTCCAATATTTAACAAAGGGGTTTATAACGGACATTTATGGACCTATACCGATGTGACCATTTCTCGTAATTATAAGCGAAATTTAGAAGTCCAAAAAGAAAAGTACAGTAGCATTATTGCAAATATGAATCTCGGTTTATTAGAGGTGAATACGAATGAAATTATTTTGACTGTAAACCAGAGTTTCTGTAATATGAGTGGTTTTACGGAAAAAGAATTATTAGGTAAAAAAGCTACCGATATTATACAAATTACCAACCCCGATATTGTTACAGGTAAAATTAATAAAAGACTTAAAGGTGAATCTGATTCCTATGAAATTGAAGTAATTGGTAAAGATGGTGCAATAAAACATTGGTTAATTAGTGGCGCTCCACGATACAATGATTCAGGCAAAGTTATTGGATCTTTAGGCATTCATTTAGATATTACCGGTCAAAAACAACTGGAATTACAAAAAGAGAACCTTGTAAAAGAATTAGAAAAGAGTAATATAGGCTTACAAGAATACGCTCATATAGTTTCTCACGATTTAAAATCGCCTTTACGAAGTATTAGCGCTTTATGCACTTGGCTTAATGAAGATTACAAAGATAAATTAGACGCGAATGGAACGTATAATTTAGCCATGATGCAAGAGAAAGTTGAAGCTATGGACAGCCTTATTGATGGTATCTTAAAATATTCTACCATTAACAGTGATAATATTGAAAATACCGATGTTGATGTAAATGAAGTAATTAAAGAGATTACAGATATCATTTATATTCCAGCGCATGTTAAGGTAATTGTTACCAGTAAATTACCTACAATCCATGCAGATAGGACTAAAGTACATCAACTCATACAAAACTTTTTAAGTAACGCTGTTGTTCATATTGAACGAGAGAACGGCTTGGTAGAAATTGGTTGTATAGAAACCAAAACTCATTGGCAGTTTAGTGTAAAAGATAATGGAGTGGGTATCCCAAAGGAATACCATGAAAAAATATTTAAGATTTTTCAATCTGTAGGTAATAAAGAACGTTCTACAGGAATAGGACTTTCTATTGTGAAGAAAATTATAGACTTATACGAAGGCCAAGTTTGGCTAGAAAGTGAAATTGGGGTTGGAACAACATTTTTCTTCACCCTAAAAAAATAA
- a CDS encoding heme NO-binding domain-containing protein — protein sequence MKGVVFTEFLEMVELKFGLEVVDTIIENSNLPSEGIYTSVGTYNFNEMVSLITSLSDEVKAPMGDLIYAFGLYLFNGLGSSHPEVIENYTNPISLLYAIEDHIHVHVKKLYPEAELPSFKILDKTDNSISMVYSSSRGLYRLAHGLIEKTFEHFNGTATITYELLKEDGTEVKFDIVQNG from the coding sequence ATGAAAGGTGTTGTATTTACAGAATTTTTAGAAATGGTAGAACTCAAGTTCGGTTTAGAAGTTGTAGATACCATCATAGAAAATTCTAATCTGCCTTCAGAAGGTATTTATACTTCTGTTGGCACCTATAACTTTAATGAAATGGTAAGCTTAATTACCAGTCTTAGCGATGAAGTTAAAGCGCCAATGGGCGATCTTATTTATGCCTTCGGACTTTACCTCTTTAATGGGTTAGGAAGCTCACACCCCGAAGTAATTGAAAATTACACCAACCCTATAAGTCTCCTTTATGCCATTGAAGATCATATTCATGTGCATGTAAAGAAATTATATCCTGAAGCGGAACTACCGAGTTTCAAAATTCTAGATAAAACAGACAATTCAATTTCCATGGTGTATTCCTCATCTCGAGGCTTATACCGTTTAGCGCACGGATTAATTGAAAAAACATTTGAACATTTTAACGGTACTGCTACAATTACCTACGAACTTTTAAAAGAAGATGGTACTGAAGTAAAATTTGATATTGTCCAGAATGGATAA
- a CDS encoding response regulator — translation MDVLFIEDDTIETMKLQRTVSKLQLKHNIIEAKNGEQALEILKSSTKLPDIILLDLNMPRMSGIEFLEIIKADPNYRYLPTIVLTTSENRADLLECYRIGIAGYVIKPLRYEDYEAKLKTVFEYWQTNELVKA, via the coding sequence ATGGACGTATTATTTATTGAAGACGACACGATTGAGACTATGAAGCTACAAAGAACTGTTTCTAAACTTCAATTAAAACATAATATTATTGAGGCAAAGAACGGTGAACAAGCTTTAGAAATTTTAAAATCTAGTACAAAATTACCAGATATTATTCTGTTAGATTTGAACATGCCAAGAATGAGTGGCATTGAATTTCTTGAAATTATAAAAGCAGACCCTAACTACAGATACTTACCTACTATTGTTTTAACCACTTCTGAGAATAGAGCAGATTTGTTAGAATGTTACAGAATAGGGATTGCAGGTTATGTAATTAAGCCCCTAAGATATGAAGATTACGAAGCTAAATTAAAAACTGTTTTTGAGTATTGGCAAACGAATGAGCTAGTAAAGGCATAA
- a CDS encoding sodium:solute symporter, with protein sequence MNPYYVLGIIAIYFIILMVISHFTSKNGSDESYFTGDRQSPWFLVAFGMVGAGLSGVTFVSLPGMVGNNNFYFYQFILGNVVGYLFITFVLIPLYFKLKLVSIYGYLKERFGVNSYKTGSLFFLISQSFGAALRLLLASKILQFALFDALNVPFFITVIIILLLVWLYTNKSGIKTIVWTDTLQTTFLILGAVISIYAITTSLNLNFTTAITAVADHRYFDIFNWDGASGNNFYKQFIAGILVAIAMIGLDQNMMQKTLTCKNQWDAQKNTLTYSLILAATQFLFLGLGVLLYIYAEKNGIAIPVNDAGELIHTDTLFPNLALNHLGAFAAIFFLLGIIAASFSSVDSSLTALTTSFTYDFLDISEKSGAQRKSLKNKVLLGFSVIIFTIIMLFANSKGDVISLIFKVAGYTYGPLLGLFLLGMFTKITLKDKWVPFVCLLAPFATYLLSEFLISKFQFDFGFVNIAVNAGLTILGLLLLRKK encoded by the coding sequence TTGAATCCATACTACGTTCTAGGCATTATTGCTATTTACTTTATTATTTTAATGGTTATTTCTCATTTCACTTCTAAAAACGGGAGCGATGAGTCTTATTTTACGGGAGACCGTCAATCGCCTTGGTTTTTAGTAGCCTTTGGTATGGTAGGCGCTGGGCTCTCTGGAGTAACTTTTGTATCGCTTCCGGGAATGGTAGGGAACAATAACTTCTATTTCTATCAATTTATATTAGGGAATGTAGTAGGGTATTTGTTTATCACTTTTGTTTTAATTCCGCTTTATTTTAAGCTTAAATTGGTTTCCATTTATGGTTATTTAAAAGAACGGTTTGGCGTAAATTCTTATAAAACAGGGTCTTTGTTTTTTTTAATATCACAATCTTTTGGCGCAGCCCTCCGCTTGTTATTGGCTTCTAAAATTCTACAGTTTGCTCTTTTCGATGCGCTGAATGTTCCATTTTTTATTACGGTAATTATCATTCTTTTATTGGTGTGGTTGTACACCAATAAATCAGGGATTAAAACTATTGTTTGGACAGATACCTTACAAACCACCTTCTTGATTTTAGGAGCTGTTATTTCTATTTATGCGATCACTACCTCATTAAATTTAAATTTTACTACAGCGATTACTGCTGTTGCAGACCATCGTTATTTTGATATTTTTAATTGGGACGGTGCTTCTGGAAATAATTTTTACAAGCAATTTATTGCAGGGATTTTAGTAGCTATTGCCATGATAGGTTTAGATCAGAACATGATGCAAAAAACCCTCACCTGTAAAAACCAATGGGATGCTCAGAAAAATACGCTGACCTACAGTTTAATATTGGCGGCAACTCAGTTTTTGTTCTTAGGTCTTGGCGTTTTATTATACATCTATGCAGAGAAAAACGGAATAGCTATTCCTGTTAATGATGCAGGAGAATTGATCCATACAGATACCTTATTCCCTAATCTAGCTTTAAATCACCTAGGTGCTTTTGCAGCCATATTTTTCTTATTAGGAATTATTGCTGCCTCTTTTTCAAGTGTAGATTCTTCTTTAACCGCTTTAACAACATCATTTACCTATGATTTTTTAGATATTTCAGAAAAATCTGGAGCACAGCGTAAAAGTTTAAAAAACAAAGTACTGCTTGGGTTTTCTGTAATTATATTTACCATTATTATGCTTTTTGCAAATAGTAAAGGCGATGTAATCTCGTTAATCTTTAAAGTTGCAGGGTATACTTACGGGCCGTTGTTAGGTTTATTTCTATTAGGAATGTTTACTAAAATTACACTTAAAGATAAATGGGTTCCTTTTGTTTGCCTTCTAGCACCTTTTGCTACCTATTTGTTAAGTGAGTTCTTAATATCAAAATTTCAGTTCGATTTTGGTTTTGTGAACATCGCCGTTAATGCTGGCTTAACTATTCTAGGTTTATTGCTTTTGCGAAAAAAGTAA
- a CDS encoding endonuclease/exonuclease/phosphatase family protein: MKLVNFLLTIFCFSAMGYGQVTSIMSYNIRLDVASDGENAWPLRKDFVVDQLKFYSPDIFGIQEGTPQQTAYLATQLKDYKFIGVGRDGGDKGEYSAIFYNSSQFTVTEENTFWLSETPKEASMDWDAACNRVCTYGLFTNKDTKEKFWVFNTHLDHKGAIARVKGVQLILDKIKQLNTKDYPVVLTGDFNLEPNDAVIASVKKVLSDAKEVARLSFGPEGTFNAFKFTTAVKRRIDYIFITPTTMNVTKYAVLSDSKDLKYPSDHLPVYIEFEIK; the protein is encoded by the coding sequence ATGAAACTAGTAAATTTTTTACTTACCATTTTTTGCTTTTCAGCTATGGGTTACGGACAAGTGACTTCTATCATGAGTTATAATATACGTTTAGATGTGGCCTCAGATGGAGAAAATGCATGGCCCTTGCGAAAGGATTTTGTAGTAGATCAATTAAAATTCTATAGTCCTGATATTTTTGGTATTCAAGAAGGAACACCACAACAGACTGCTTATTTAGCAACGCAATTAAAAGACTATAAATTTATTGGTGTGGGCCGAGATGGAGGAGATAAAGGAGAATATTCTGCTATTTTCTATAATTCATCACAATTTACGGTTACGGAAGAAAATACCTTTTGGCTATCTGAAACCCCCAAAGAAGCTTCTATGGATTGGGATGCTGCTTGCAATAGAGTGTGTACCTATGGATTGTTTACCAACAAGGATACAAAAGAAAAGTTTTGGGTATTTAATACGCACTTAGATCATAAAGGAGCTATAGCTAGAGTCAAAGGTGTGCAATTGATTCTGGATAAAATAAAACAGTTAAATACAAAAGACTATCCTGTAGTCTTAACAGGAGATTTTAATCTAGAGCCTAATGATGCTGTTATTGCTAGCGTGAAGAAGGTGTTAAGCGACGCTAAGGAGGTGGCCCGTCTAAGTTTTGGACCAGAAGGTACATTTAACGCTTTTAAATTTACTACAGCCGTAAAAAGAAGGATAGACTATATATTTATCACTCCAACTACTATGAACGTTACTAAATATGCGGTATTGAGTGATTCTAAAGACTTAAAATATCCTTCAGATCATTTGCCAGTGTATATTGAGTTTGAAATTAAATGA
- the tssD gene encoding type VI secretion system tube protein TssD, with amino-acid sequence MAFLAKLFINGEQRNVLNGNYVYHQLLDARGKPKANVEGGQINFVIEATGDDALFHLWMLDDYQMYDGYIRFFKKDGLSKLFDFEFANCCCVGLQEQFSATGHDPLKMELTITPGIQRVRDVIFEKVWNPSNPFAEAPPVAIEEIPQTKITRISWVNTDEQQEDITEIGVTQQVSLIVEINNPVGTTVNIMIVKEDGTEFESGKTQLSFTESVTEDGLVEITPFEIKEQWEEFKTSDIDKLIAKVEHNGKSKNSEVLEIKPKPKATLHFRPHSSWKGEFGFDWMRIGDTNIDGDVPYEENVGEYGKIPATKPGAVFTPAKYKNLEKRYDPQNINNRKGSSGNTIEYYTPWLSIFKGSNSTEIPYAELELLTEIDVMPDELYIEFSKKYFDIVGAIESPDDSTLKHFKLVTAMKNVTTAGSPNKINIQLQCVENLPKDETIKVWAANKNSNGTLDTPILSGMLKVKANDKKNRRVSKIVFVNVLTDINTRGCYVDGISPEDLIVQEKYLSPFLKQALISIDIENSTLDLSDLTKPEVQTLHKEFKIFDPLISKRIFNKYSDSKGKSLGSYLKKQFKSDSSNAKYKNYYKVFFLGEYGGTLHPITGEITPLGGHANGIKSKECVMYKKPLPSFVAHELMHCMGLEHSFNNDASHTFKIGQTENIMDYSHLSEYAKSPKGPLKQISTWEWQWKKLKRKNEKEK; translated from the coding sequence ATGGCTTTTCTAGCAAAACTCTTTATCAACGGAGAACAACGCAATGTTCTCAATGGTAATTATGTATACCATCAACTTCTTGATGCTAGGGGGAAGCCTAAGGCAAATGTGGAAGGCGGACAAATAAACTTTGTCATAGAAGCTACCGGTGATGATGCTTTGTTTCATTTATGGATGTTAGATGATTACCAAATGTATGATGGGTATATCCGTTTCTTTAAAAAGGATGGGTTGAGTAAATTGTTTGATTTTGAATTCGCCAATTGCTGTTGCGTAGGGTTACAAGAACAATTTAGCGCTACGGGTCATGACCCGTTAAAAATGGAACTCACCATTACTCCAGGGATACAGCGTGTACGGGATGTCATCTTTGAGAAAGTTTGGAACCCGAGTAATCCGTTTGCGGAGGCGCCTCCTGTAGCTATTGAAGAAATACCTCAGACCAAGATTACCAGGATTTCATGGGTAAATACAGATGAACAACAAGAGGATATTACAGAAATTGGAGTAACTCAACAAGTTAGTTTAATTGTTGAGATAAATAATCCAGTGGGAACAACTGTAAATATTATGATAGTAAAAGAGGATGGGACCGAATTTGAAAGCGGTAAAACTCAACTTTCTTTTACAGAATCTGTTACAGAAGATGGCCTAGTTGAAATCACACCTTTTGAAATAAAAGAGCAATGGGAAGAATTTAAAACTTCGGATATTGACAAACTTATTGCAAAAGTAGAGCATAATGGAAAGAGCAAGAATAGTGAAGTATTAGAAATTAAACCTAAACCAAAAGCTACGCTCCATTTTAGACCACATAGTTCTTGGAAAGGGGAATTTGGTTTTGATTGGATGCGTATTGGAGATACAAATATAGATGGGGATGTTCCTTATGAAGAAAATGTAGGGGAATACGGAAAAATTCCGGCAACAAAACCAGGAGCAGTTTTTACGCCTGCAAAATATAAAAATTTAGAAAAAAGATATGATCCCCAAAACATCAACAACAGAAAAGGTTCATCCGGTAATACGATAGAATATTACACGCCTTGGTTGAGTATATTTAAAGGCTCTAATTCAACAGAAATTCCATATGCTGAATTAGAGTTACTTACTGAAATTGATGTTATGCCTGATGAACTATACATTGAATTTTCTAAAAAATATTTTGATATTGTAGGAGCCATAGAGTCTCCAGATGACTCAACCTTAAAACACTTTAAATTAGTTACTGCTATGAAAAATGTTACCACAGCAGGAAGCCCAAATAAGATAAACATACAATTACAATGTGTAGAAAATTTACCCAAAGATGAGACCATTAAAGTTTGGGCGGCAAATAAGAATAGTAATGGTACACTAGATACACCTATACTATCTGGAATGCTTAAAGTAAAAGCAAATGACAAGAAAAATAGGAGGGTCAGTAAAATTGTATTTGTAAACGTACTAACTGATATTAATACTCGGGGTTGTTATGTGGATGGAATTAGCCCTGAGGATTTAATTGTTCAAGAAAAATATCTTAGCCCATTCTTAAAACAAGCATTGATAAGTATTGATATTGAAAATAGCACCTTAGATTTATCTGATTTAACGAAACCCGAAGTACAGACCCTTCATAAAGAGTTTAAAATTTTTGATCCTTTAATTAGTAAGCGTATTTTTAATAAGTATAGTGATAGTAAAGGCAAGAGTTTAGGGAGTTATTTAAAAAAACAATTTAAGTCTGACTCTAGTAATGCCAAGTACAAAAACTATTATAAAGTATTTTTTCTTGGTGAGTATGGAGGAACTTTGCATCCGATTACGGGAGAGATTACACCTTTAGGAGGGCATGCGAACGGTATTAAATCTAAGGAGTGCGTGATGTACAAAAAACCATTACCGTCTTTTGTAGCTCATGAGTTGATGCATTGTATGGGGCTTGAACATAGTTTTAATAACGATGCATCGCATACCTTCAAAATAGGTCAAACAGAAAATATTATGGACTATTCCCATCTTTCAGAATATGCTAAATCTCCTAAAGGGCCTCTTAAACAGATTAGTACTTGGGAATGGCAGTGGAAAAAGTTGAAGAGAAAAAATGAAAAAGAAAAATAA